CGCATGATTACGAATATGAGTTAGAGCATAATTATAGTTAGCCTTAAGTTCTAATTCTTCTTGAGTAATTTTATTTAAAGCTTGGTTAAAATAGATAGCAATGACGTTACCGAGAATTGTCCAAACGACTAAAATAATGGCGACAGAGGAAGAAATTGACCAGAGAATCACTAAAAAAGTGATCATATCTAGGACATTTTCTAGGGCAACTGCAAAAAAGGAGAGAGCTTTACTGGTAATCGGCTCAATTTCCTGGGATAAACGCTGATCTGGGTTGTCGATATCGGATTTAAAATTAATTCTGTAATAGGCGCGATTATGCAAATATTTGTTGAGAATCCAGTCGTTGAGCCAAGCATACCAATCCAGGGCGATTCTTTTCCTGAGAAATTTAAGCAAGCCAACCAAAAGGGTGACAAAGAGCAGTCCAACCGCAAAAACTACCAAAGTTTTGACAAATTTATCAAAATCACTTTTTTCAAGAATGACATCAACTAAGTAATTACTAACAAAGCTATTGAAGGCATTTAATCCTACAACTCCTAGTATTACCCCGATTAGTAGGATGAGCATTGCCCAAGCTTGAATCACATCGGCAAAAGTCCTTCCCCCCGACTCGGTAGGATACCAATAGGGAGCAGCGATCAGCTTGACACTGTGCCAAAATTTGCTGACATCGGAGATAATATTAGTCGTCGATCGATCTTGAGGGACTTTGGCGGACATATAGCATTTATATTTGAGTTGTGGACATTTTGCCGGAATGATTTTAGATTTTGGCTGGATTGGCGGAGTTGATCCTGAGGTTGTCTGTGTGGGCTAGTTTCAGGAGAAACCCTCCCCTGTGTAGAAGGCAATTGGCGAAAATATAATGCTCCCCGACAATTTTAAGGTTATTGTGTTTGAGTTGTGTTAACATACCCCAGTCGCTTTATCTGTCAGTATAAAGAAATGGCTTTCTCATCGCCCTGCTAAGCTATTTGTAATTTAAATTGCCTGTTCAGATGAGGCAAGAGGCAAGAGGCAACAGGCAACAGTAAAGGGATTGGGGGAGATTCGGCTAATCTAAGAATAAGCGATTTAAATACATCTTAGCTTACTGCTTTTTTAACCCTCGTTATCTTACTACAAGTAACCGTTGTTTGGATAGCTAGAGCTAGTGAGCGCTTCTCAGACTACCACATATTACCGAATTTCGTTGACCATGACAAATTGTTTTCTGTGACAAGTTTTTTTTCTCTGTGATCTGTGATATGATTTCAGGGGACGAGGGTCGGCTATGCTCCTCCTGTGCTGCTTGCTACCCTTAGCTTCTTGTTTTGCTTTTCTCAACTTTGTCTTTCTGTCGCCTTTAACAGACTAACTCATGCCAGTAATGCCAGCCTTTGCTAATCAGAAAATAGAGTTTACAGATATACTATATATTCACTATTATGTCGGTGAACAAGTTAAACTTTTGCGTCAACGCTATTTTGGCAATGTTGTCTTTATTCATATTAATAAGACAGGTGGCAGAAGTATTGAGAAATCTCTAAATTTACCTTTTGAGCATAAAACTGCTTTAGAAAAAATTGACGAAATGGGCAAACAAAGGTGGGAGCGAGTATATAAATTTACAAGTGTTAGAAATCCTTGGGACAAAGTTATTTCTCACTTTCATTATCGTGTTGAAACCAATCAGACAAATTTAAGGACAAAACCAATAAAATTTAAAGAGTGGGTTAAGTTGACCTACGGGAATAAAGATCCTTTCTATTATGACAGCCCTAAAATGTTTATGCCTCAGTTGGATTGGATTACAGATCATGAAGGTAAAATTTTAGTAGATTTTATTTGCCGTTTTGAAAATCTTAATAACGACTTCAGTGTCCTATGTGAAAAACTTGGTAAAAATGCGACTTTACCTCATATTAATTCCTCAAAACATGGCAACTACCGTGAATATTACGATGATGATACTATTGAGATTATCGCAAAATCCTTTAGCAGAGATATAGAGAAATTTGGCTATAAATTTTGATATATTGGATTAACTAGGAAAACCGTTTGAAGATAAAATCAGATAGACTTCGTATTGTCGCTGCCAACAGAGTAACCCATGCCAATAATGAAAGCCCTTGCTAATCATAAAATCGTTATTACAGCTACATTTACCAGTGAACCAGTGGAGGATTCCCTGTCATATTGGCTCAAAAAAATAGGATTTCCTTATTCAATAGAATTTGCTCAGTACAATCAAGTCTTTCAAGAATTACTCAATCCTGCTAGTCTTTTAGCGACTAATCAAAATGGGGTTAATGTGATTCTGGTTAGGTTTGAAGACTGGGAAGGAAGTAAAAACAAGGCCGAATTGACCTTAGAGCAAACCCTTAGAGACTTTGGTAATGCCTTGAAAACGGCGACAATGCGCTCACCAATTCCCTATTTAGTCTGTGTCTGTCCCCCCTCTCCAACCCATGATACAACGTTCAATAGTTTACATGAGAAATTACAAGAACAATTAGACCGTGATCTCCAGAATATCCCTAGCATATATCTAATTAAAAGTCAAGCATTACTCAAGACTTATCCTGTACAAGAGTATTATGATCCTTATGGAGAAGAACTAGGAAATATTCCCTATACCTTGGCTTTTTTTGCGGCTTTGGGGACAATATTAGCGCGAAAAATCTTAGCCTTGATAAACTCTCCTTACAAAGTGATTGTCCTTGACTGCGACAATACATTATGGCATGGGGTTTGTGGAGAAGATGGAGTTAAGGGAGTGAAAATTGATGCTCCATTTCGAGCTTTACAAGAATTTATCATCGCACAGCAAGCAGCAGGAAAGTTAATCTGTTTATGTAGTAAGAATCAACCAGAGGATGTCTTTGCCGTTTTTGAAGGACATCCCGATATGTTGCTTAAGGAAAATCATTTAGTAAATTGGCGCATTAACTGGCAAGAAAAATCTCAGAATTTGCAGTCCTTAGCGGAGGAATTACAACTAGGATTAGATAGCTTTATTTTTATTGATGATAATCCGGTTGAGTGTGCGGAAGTTAGAGCAAACTGTCCAGAAGTTTTGACATTACAACTTCCTGAAAATTGCGATCATATTCCAAAATTTTTAGAACATATTTGGGCTTTTGATCAACTCAAAACCACTCAAGAAGACCGACAAAGAACTAATCTTTATCAACAGAATATTCAGCGTCAGAATTTACAAAAATATTCCCTTTCTTTTGAGGATTTTCTCGGCCAACTCAACTTAGAAATAGAGATTTCCCCGATGCAAACGGAGGAATTGACGCGAGTTGCCCAACTTACTCAACGTACTAACCAATTTAACTTAACAACTATCCGACGCTCAGAATCCCAAATTCAAAAACTTTGTGGTCTAGGGGAATTAGACTGTCGAGTGGTTAAAGTAAAAGATCGTTTTGGGGATTATGGTTTAGTTGGTTTGCTATTATTTACTGCTCAAGAAAAATCCCTGATTGTCGATACATTTTTGCTCAGTTGTCGAGTATTGGGTCGCGGTGTAGAACATAAAATGTTAGCTTATTTGGGTACAATTGCTCAACAAAAAGGGTTAGAACAACTCAAACTTATTTATAAACCTACCCCCAAAAATCAACCAATTTGGGATTTTTTAAGGACTGTTGGTCAAGAATTTCAGCAGGAAAAAGAGGAGAGATATTTATTTAATTTTCCTAGTTATATTGCGTCTAAAGTTAATTTCACTCCTCTCGGTGATGAACATAAAATAGCTACTAAAAATTCATCTAAAACAGTTAAGAGAATTATCCGATCAGAGTTTTTTGAAGAGATTGGAAATAACTTATATGATGCTCAACTAATTCTGCGAAAAATTAATTCTCAAAACCAGCGTCAACGGACTCAGTTAGACACAGAATTTATTGCTTCTCGTACTCCTCTAGAAAAAGTGATTGCTTCTCTATTCGCAGAAGTCCTTAAACTTGACAGAGTGGGGAGAGATGACGATTTTTTTGAGCTTGGTGGTGATTCAATTCGGGGAGCAATTCTAATTAATAAACTGCAAGCACAACTAAACGAAATTATTCACTTTATTGTTTTATTTGACAGAAAGACTGTTAAGGAATTAGCCAGATATATAGAGGAACATTATCCAAAAGCAGTTACCAAAATACTAGGTAAAGAAAGAACCGAAATTAACAACCTACCACAAGAGCGCATTGCTGAAGCTAAAGTGTTACAAATGCGCTCCCTAATTCCTGCTCTTAGCAGCCCAATAGATGATGACAATAGCAAAAATCCACCAGCTATATTTATCCTTTCTCCTTATCGTAGCGGTTCCACCTTACTCCGCGTTATCTTAGGAGGAAATCCACAGCTTTTTGCACCTCCAGAATTGGAACTACTAGGGTTTAATACCCTTGGGGAAAGAAAGGCGAAATTTTCTGGCCGTTACAACTTCTGGATGGAAGGAACAATTCGCACCATCATGGAAATTAAGGGGTGTAATGCTGAAAAAGCGATCGCAATTATGGAAGAATTAGAAGAGAAAAATCTGACTAGCAAACAGTTTTACCGTCTTCTACAGGGATGGTTGGGAGATAAAATCTTAGTGGATAAAACTCCATCCTATTCTCTAGATTTAGAAACTCTAAAACGAGCAGAAATAAATTTTGATAACCCTCTATATATTCATCTGGTGCGTCATCCTTTAGGAATGATTAACTCTTATGAAGAAGCTAAAATTGAGCAAATATTTCCCTATCAAAATCCTTTCAATAATCGAGAACTTGCCGAACTCGTTTGGCTGATTAGCCATCAAAATATCTGCGAATTTTTACAACAAGTTTCTCCCCAACGTCAGTATCAAGTTAAATTTGAAGACATCGTTAAGCAGCCACAAAAAACCCTAGAGAGTTTATGTCAGTTTTTAGGAGTAGAATTTAATCCTGATATGCTGCAACCCTACCAAGAGAAAAAGCAGCGCATGACTGACGGTATTTATGCCGAATCTAGAATGCTAGGAGATGTAAAATTTCATCAACATCAAAGCATTAATCCTAACACCATTGAGCAATGGAAAGATTACTACAACACTGACTTTTTAGGTAATGTAACTTGGCAACTAGCAGAGTCTTTTGGCTATCCGAAAAATAACAATAATATCCCCCAAATTAGTCGAGAAAATCCCGCCGAACCTCAGACTTTTCCAGTTTCTTTTGCTCAACAGAGACTATGGATTTTAGCGCAATTAGAACCAGACAGCCCTTTTTACAATATGTTTAAAGCGGTTCATCTTCAGGGACGTATAAATATAGAAATTTTAGAACGCAGCCTCAACGAAATTGTCCATCGTCACGAAATTCTACGCACTAATTTTAAGGAAGTAACAGAAACTCCAGTACAGGTAATTGCTCCCCGCGCAACTCTGAAAATTTCGGTTGTGGACCTACAAGGATTATCAGGACAAGAACAGTCACAACAATTACAACTTTTAGCAACTGAGGATCAATTACAACCTTTTGACCTGACTACGGGAATATTGCTAAGAGTCACCTTAGTGCAACTTAAATCAGAATCATCAGCTTTGTTATTGACCATGCACCACATTATTAGTGATGGTTGGTCAATGGGAGTATTGCTCAAAGAATTGTCAAGTTTATATCAAGGATTTTTGCTTGATGATGGTTCTGTTCTCTCAGAATTGCCGATTCAATATGCCGATTTTACAATTTGGCAACGGCAATGGTTACAAGGAGAAACTCAAGGTTTTATCACCATCCAAAACCAAATTAATTACTGGAAACAACAGTTAGCCGCAGCCCCTCCTTTGCTAGAATTACCTACGGACAGACCCCGTCCCTCTGTGCAAACTTTCCGAGGTGGATGTTTTTCCTTCCAGTTAGATGCCAAACTGACAGCATCTCTAAAAGAACTCAGCCACAAATCAGCAACTACCCTATTTATGACGTTGATGGCGGCTTATGTTACTCTATTATTCCGCTATAGTGGTCAAGATGATATTCTGGTAGGAACACCGATTGCTAATCGCAACTATCAAGAATTAGAAGGATTAATTGGCTTTTTTGTCAATACCCTAGTGATGCGAACTCGCTTAGAAGGTAATCCCAGTTTTGAAGAATTATTAAGACAAGTGCGTTCTGTTTGTACGAATGCTTATGCTAACCAAGACGTTCCTTTTGAGCAGATTATCGAAACTTTGCAAATAGAGCGCAGTCTTAGTCACAGTCCTTTGTTTCAGGTGATGTTTGTTTTACAAAATGTGGCAATGGAGGAATTAGAAAATCCTGAGTTAAAAATATCGCATCTACCTCTAGATAATGTTAACGCCAAGTTTGATATCACCTTACAAATGTGGGAAACAAATACAGAAGAAGGCAACTCTCTCCAAGGATTTTGGCAATATAATACAGATTTATTTGATCAAAACACAATTGCTCGCATGACTGGTCATTTTCAGACATTATTAGAGACAATTGTTACTAATCCGCAAGAGTCGGTAGGAACCTTGCCATTACTAACAAAAAAAGAGCGTTATCAACTGTTATTAGAATGGAATAATACTGATACACCATACAGTTATACTCAGTGTATTCATCAGTTATTTGAAGAGCAGGTAAAACGGACTCCTGATGCTGTAGCTGTAGTATTTAAAGGTGAAAAATTAACCTATAATGAGTTAAATCATCGAGCTAATCAGTTAGCGCATTATTTGCAATCTTTGGGAGTAAAACCTGATCAATTAGTGGGGATTTGTCTTGAGCGTTCTTTAGAGATGATTGTGGGGTTATTGGGGATATTAAAAGCGGGTGCTGCTTATGTTCCTCTTGACCCAGAATATCCGATTGAACGGTTAAGCTTCATGTTAGAAGATGCTCAATTATCAGTGCTGTTAACGCAACAAAAGCTAGGAGAAACTCTACCTCAACATCAAGCGCAGATTATTTATTTAGATACCGACTGGGAAAAAATTGCCGAAAACAGCCATTCCAATCTAGAAAACAGGGTCACTCCAGATAACTTAGCTTATGTTATTTACACTTCCGGTTCCACAGGTAAACCGAAAGGGGTGTTAGTCAATCACTCCAATGTCGTGCGATTATTTGCCGCTACAGATGCTTGGTATAATTTTAGTAGTCAAGATGTCTGGACTCTATTTCATTCCTACGCTTTTGACTTTTCGGTGTGGGAAATGTGGGGAGCTTTGTTATATGGTGGACGCTTGGTAGTTGTCCCCTACTTAATAACTCGTTCCCCCGAAGCATTTTATCAGCTATTATGTCAAGAAAAAGTAACAATTCTTAATCAAACTCCTACCGCTTTCCGTCAGTTAATTCAAGCTGAAGAATCCTTAAAAGGAAGTTTTCCCCCCTTATCAAGGGGGGTTAGGGGGGATCGTTCATCGACAACAGATAACGATTTAAGCTTACGTTTAGTTATTTTTGGAGGAGAAGCTTTAGAAATTAACAGCTTACAACCTTGGTTTCAGCGCCATGGCGACCAATGCCCCCAATTAGTTAATATGTACGGAATTACAGAAACTACCGTTCATGTCACCTATCGACCATTAAGTATGACCGACTTGGATAGTACAGCTAGTGTGATTGGTCGTCCCATTCCCGACTTACAAGTATATTTACTAGACCAACATTTACAACTTGTACCGGTTGGTGTACCTGGGGAGATGTATGTGGGGGGTGCAGGAGTAACAAAAGGTTATCTCAATCGTCCTGAATTAACAACAGAAAGGTTTATTTCTAGTCCTTTTGAGAAGGATGAAGTGATCCCCCCAACCCCCCTTAATAAGGGGGGCAATGAGCCGTCAAAATTATATAAAACGGGAGATTTAGCCCGTTATTTACCTAAGGGAGAATTAGAATATTTAGGACGCATTGATAATCAAGTTAAGATTCGGGGTTTTCGGATTGAGTTGGGGGAAATCGAAGCATTATTAGCATCTCATCCCCAGATTTGGGAAACAGTAGTAATAGTGAGGGATGATACAACAGGAGATAAGCGTCTTGTGGCCTACATTGTGCCACAATCGGAAAAAATAATTACCATTAACGAAATACGGCAATTTCTGAAAGCTAAATTACCCAGTTACATGATACCTAATGCTTTCGTTATTTTAGATGCCTTACCCCTTACTGCTAATGGAAAAATAGATCGTCGAGCTTTACCACCACCAGAATCTAGTAGTGAACCATCAGAAAAATATGTTGCTCCGCGTAACCCGATCGAGGATATATTAGTAACTGTTTGGTCAGAAGTGCTAAAAGTCGAGAAAGTGGGTATAAATGATAACTTCTTTGAGTTGGGAGGACATTCCCTACTAGCCACTAAATTAGTAGCACAGATACGCAATCGCTTGAAAGTTGAACTTCCCTTACGTCAGTTATTCAACTCGGCCACACTAGCAGAATTAGCCCAAGGGATTGAACAGTTAAAACAGGAAAAATCCGCTCCCATCGTTCCAGCCATTTTACCAAGAAAAAGAAAATGAATTTTGAAGAATTACCTTTATCTTATGCCCAACAGCGTTTATGGTTCTTAGATCAATTAGAACCAAACAGTCCCTTTTATAATATTTCCCTGGCCTTGCATTTAGCAGGAAATCTCCAGGTAGATGTCCTCGAAAAAAGCCTACAAGAAATTATTCAGCGCCATGAGTCCCTCCGCACAAATTTCGCCACTATTGAGGGAAATCCTGTACAAATAATCAAACCAGAAAGTAATTGGCAATTAACGCTTGTCAATGGGAAAGACAGCCCAAAATATCGAGAAGAGCAGGAAATAAAAAAATGGCTAGAAATTCACAGCCATCAACCCTTTGATTTGGCCAATGACTCCCTAATTAGAGTCACCCTACTTAAGTTAT
This portion of the Microcystis aeruginosa NIES-2549 genome encodes:
- a CDS encoding sulfotransferase family 2 domain-containing protein, which encodes MPVMPAFANQKIEFTDILYIHYYVGEQVKLLRQRYFGNVVFIHINKTGGRSIEKSLNLPFEHKTALEKIDEMGKQRWERVYKFTSVRNPWDKVISHFHYRVETNQTNLRTKPIKFKEWVKLTYGNKDPFYYDSPKMFMPQLDWITDHEGKILVDFICRFENLNNDFSVLCEKLGKNATLPHINSSKHGNYREYYDDDTIEIIAKSFSRDIEKFGYKF
- a CDS encoding non-ribosomal peptide synthetase; translation: MKALANHKIVITATFTSEPVEDSLSYWLKKIGFPYSIEFAQYNQVFQELLNPASLLATNQNGVNVILVRFEDWEGSKNKAELTLEQTLRDFGNALKTATMRSPIPYLVCVCPPSPTHDTTFNSLHEKLQEQLDRDLQNIPSIYLIKSQALLKTYPVQEYYDPYGEELGNIPYTLAFFAALGTILARKILALINSPYKVIVLDCDNTLWHGVCGEDGVKGVKIDAPFRALQEFIIAQQAAGKLICLCSKNQPEDVFAVFEGHPDMLLKENHLVNWRINWQEKSQNLQSLAEELQLGLDSFIFIDDNPVECAEVRANCPEVLTLQLPENCDHIPKFLEHIWAFDQLKTTQEDRQRTNLYQQNIQRQNLQKYSLSFEDFLGQLNLEIEISPMQTEELTRVAQLTQRTNQFNLTTIRRSESQIQKLCGLGELDCRVVKVKDRFGDYGLVGLLLFTAQEKSLIVDTFLLSCRVLGRGVEHKMLAYLGTIAQQKGLEQLKLIYKPTPKNQPIWDFLRTVGQEFQQEKEERYLFNFPSYIASKVNFTPLGDEHKIATKNSSKTVKRIIRSEFFEEIGNNLYDAQLILRKINSQNQRQRTQLDTEFIASRTPLEKVIASLFAEVLKLDRVGRDDDFFELGGDSIRGAILINKLQAQLNEIIHFIVLFDRKTVKELARYIEEHYPKAVTKILGKERTEINNLPQERIAEAKVLQMRSLIPALSSPIDDDNSKNPPAIFILSPYRSGSTLLRVILGGNPQLFAPPELELLGFNTLGERKAKFSGRYNFWMEGTIRTIMEIKGCNAEKAIAIMEELEEKNLTSKQFYRLLQGWLGDKILVDKTPSYSLDLETLKRAEINFDNPLYIHLVRHPLGMINSYEEAKIEQIFPYQNPFNNRELAELVWLISHQNICEFLQQVSPQRQYQVKFEDIVKQPQKTLESLCQFLGVEFNPDMLQPYQEKKQRMTDGIYAESRMLGDVKFHQHQSINPNTIEQWKDYYNTDFLGNVTWQLAESFGYPKNNNNIPQISRENPAEPQTFPVSFAQQRLWILAQLEPDSPFYNMFKAVHLQGRINIEILERSLNEIVHRHEILRTNFKEVTETPVQVIAPRATLKISVVDLQGLSGQEQSQQLQLLATEDQLQPFDLTTGILLRVTLVQLKSESSALLLTMHHIISDGWSMGVLLKELSSLYQGFLLDDGSVLSELPIQYADFTIWQRQWLQGETQGFITIQNQINYWKQQLAAAPPLLELPTDRPRPSVQTFRGGCFSFQLDAKLTASLKELSHKSATTLFMTLMAAYVTLLFRYSGQDDILVGTPIANRNYQELEGLIGFFVNTLVMRTRLEGNPSFEELLRQVRSVCTNAYANQDVPFEQIIETLQIERSLSHSPLFQVMFVLQNVAMEELENPELKISHLPLDNVNAKFDITLQMWETNTEEGNSLQGFWQYNTDLFDQNTIARMTGHFQTLLETIVTNPQESVGTLPLLTKKERYQLLLEWNNTDTPYSYTQCIHQLFEEQVKRTPDAVAVVFKGEKLTYNELNHRANQLAHYLQSLGVKPDQLVGICLERSLEMIVGLLGILKAGAAYVPLDPEYPIERLSFMLEDAQLSVLLTQQKLGETLPQHQAQIIYLDTDWEKIAENSHSNLENRVTPDNLAYVIYTSGSTGKPKGVLVNHSNVVRLFAATDAWYNFSSQDVWTLFHSYAFDFSVWEMWGALLYGGRLVVVPYLITRSPEAFYQLLCQEKVTILNQTPTAFRQLIQAEESLKGSFPPLSRGVRGDRSSTTDNDLSLRLVIFGGEALEINSLQPWFQRHGDQCPQLVNMYGITETTVHVTYRPLSMTDLDSTASVIGRPIPDLQVYLLDQHLQLVPVGVPGEMYVGGAGVTKGYLNRPELTTERFISSPFEKDEVIPPTPLNKGGNEPSKLYKTGDLARYLPKGELEYLGRIDNQVKIRGFRIELGEIEALLASHPQIWETVVIVRDDTTGDKRLVAYIVPQSEKIITINEIRQFLKAKLPSYMIPNAFVILDALPLTANGKIDRRALPPPESSSEPSEKYVAPRNPIEDILVTVWSEVLKVEKVGINDNFFELGGHSLLATKLVAQIRNRLKVELPLRQLFNSATLAELAQGIEQLKQEKSAPIVPAILPRKRK